In Paenibacillus sp. G2S3, a single window of DNA contains:
- a CDS encoding ABC transporter ATP-binding protein: MLVVEGLTKRFSNGKGIEDVTFTVNKGEVFGFLGPNGAGKSTTIRHIMGFMKPDQGSASIHGLDIWKAQGTVQKHIGYLPGEINFFDGMTGTSFLKFMSGMQGMKNTTKRDHLIERLQFDAATPIRKMSKGMKQKVGIVAAFMHNPEVIILDEPTSGLDPLMQKVFIDLVLEEKAAGTTFLMSSHSFQEIERTCDRAAIIKDGRIITVKNIHELQSMQRKLFEVVFTNREDAEQFAASGLQVEAREGNMVRIAVQGNYDRFIQETGRYNIRSIDVFTQNLEDIFMDYYDREGVVQ, translated from the coding sequence ATGCTTGTAGTTGAAGGCTTAACCAAACGTTTTTCGAATGGCAAGGGAATCGAAGATGTCACGTTTACCGTAAATAAAGGCGAGGTGTTTGGATTTCTGGGGCCTAACGGCGCAGGTAAATCAACGACTATAAGACATATCATGGGATTTATGAAGCCGGATCAAGGGTCTGCGAGCATCCATGGACTTGATATATGGAAAGCTCAGGGTACGGTCCAGAAGCATATCGGCTATCTACCCGGTGAAATCAACTTTTTTGACGGGATGACGGGTACTTCCTTCCTTAAGTTCATGTCTGGCATGCAAGGGATGAAGAACACTACTAAACGTGACCACCTGATTGAACGACTGCAATTTGATGCCGCAACTCCGATCCGCAAAATGTCAAAAGGAATGAAGCAAAAAGTTGGTATTGTCGCAGCTTTCATGCACAATCCTGAAGTTATCATTCTGGATGAACCTACCTCGGGTCTTGACCCGCTTATGCAAAAGGTATTTATAGATCTCGTATTGGAGGAAAAAGCAGCCGGAACCACATTTCTGATGTCCTCCCACAGCTTTCAAGAAATTGAGCGCACCTGTGACCGAGCTGCCATTATTAAAGACGGACGGATTATCACCGTAAAAAACATTCATGAACTACAATCGATGCAGCGGAAGCTGTTTGAGGTTGTTTTCACGAATCGTGAAGATGCAGAACAATTTGCCGCCTCCGGCCTGCAGGTCGAAGCTCGTGAAGGGAATATGGTCCGCATTGCCGTTCAGGGCAATTATGATCGATTCATTCAAGAGACCGGAAGATACAATATCCGCAGTATCGATGTGTTCACGCAGAATCTTGAGGACATTTTCATGGACTATTATGACCGTGAGGGGGTCGTGCAATGA
- a CDS encoding amidase translates to MSFSYSTYDALGLASLVKAREVSPCELVEAAFARLDEINPVLNAVVRTRREAALKEAEEMPVHDSSRPFAGVPFLLKDISQAIAGEPLTSGALLMKDNIAKRDSNYVARIRNGGFIPIGHTNTPEFGLKNITENVLHGPARNPWNPEFSPGGSSGGAAAAVASGIVPAAGASDGGGSIRIPASFTGLFGLKPTRGRTPVGPGVGRQWQGASIDFALTRSVRDSAAMLDLLQVVQPEAAFQTPLYPGVYLDDLFKPTQRKLRIAFTTASPVGTPVTNEAVIAVLKTVKWLEAEGYEVEEKLSPVNGVRLMENYYTMNTGEVAAMFVSLEKMMGRSITSSEVDIVTWVLGEAGRKVSAAEFVHSLDEWDIAAAQMAGLLNRYDLYITPTNADSAPKIGELTHSSAEIEKLLHVHELPKEEQQRMIYAMFKPSLTYTPFTQLANLTGQPAMSVPVHMSREGLPMGVQVMAAKGREDLLLQLAAHLEQSELWVGMTGNPLFP, encoded by the coding sequence ATGTCCTTTTCTTATTCTACATATGACGCTCTAGGGCTTGCTTCGCTTGTCAAAGCACGTGAAGTCTCCCCTTGCGAGCTCGTCGAAGCCGCCTTCGCTCGGCTCGATGAAATCAATCCAGTCCTTAATGCAGTCGTACGCACTCGTAGAGAAGCAGCTCTTAAGGAAGCGGAAGAAATGCCAGTTCATGATAGCTCTCGCCCGTTTGCTGGCGTCCCTTTCCTGCTGAAGGATATCTCCCAAGCTATCGCTGGAGAACCTCTTACTTCGGGTGCCTTGCTAATGAAAGACAATATTGCTAAACGCGACTCGAACTACGTAGCACGAATCAGAAACGGCGGATTCATTCCAATTGGACATACGAATACACCAGAATTCGGTCTCAAAAATATTACCGAGAACGTCCTTCACGGCCCAGCACGTAATCCGTGGAATCCCGAATTTTCCCCTGGTGGTTCGAGTGGTGGCGCCGCAGCGGCGGTAGCTTCTGGTATTGTTCCGGCAGCGGGAGCTAGTGATGGCGGCGGCTCAATCCGCATCCCTGCCTCATTCACCGGCTTGTTCGGGCTGAAGCCAACCCGTGGACGCACTCCAGTAGGACCAGGTGTAGGCCGTCAATGGCAAGGTGCTTCTATTGATTTTGCCTTAACAAGATCCGTACGCGATAGTGCTGCTATGCTAGATCTACTACAGGTCGTGCAGCCAGAGGCTGCTTTTCAAACACCTCTATATCCGGGCGTATATCTGGATGATCTATTCAAGCCAACACAGCGAAAACTACGCATAGCGTTCACAACAGCATCCCCAGTAGGCACTCCTGTAACGAATGAAGCAGTAATTGCTGTGCTCAAGACTGTAAAGTGGCTCGAAGCCGAAGGGTATGAAGTTGAAGAAAAGCTGAGTCCAGTAAATGGTGTAAGGCTAATGGAGAATTACTATACGATGAATACTGGGGAAGTAGCAGCGATGTTCGTATCGCTGGAAAAAATGATGGGACGTTCCATTACTTCCAGTGAAGTTGATATCGTCACTTGGGTCCTCGGGGAAGCCGGAAGAAAAGTCTCTGCGGCTGAATTTGTGCATAGTCTGGATGAATGGGATATCGCAGCCGCTCAAATGGCAGGTCTGCTTAACCGTTACGATCTGTATATCACACCAACAAATGCGGATTCAGCCCCTAAGATTGGAGAATTAACGCATAGCTCTGCTGAAATCGAAAAGCTGCTGCATGTACATGAGCTGCCGAAAGAGGAACAACAGCGAATGATTTACGCTATGTTTAAACCAAGTCTGACCTATACGCCTTTCACCCAGCTCGCCAATTTGACGGGCCAACCAGCCATGAGTGTTCCTGTCCATATGTCACGAGAGGGTCTGCCGATGGGGGTACAGGTAATGGCTGCTAAAGGCCGGGAAGATTTACTGCTTCAGCTTGCTGCCCATCTTGAACAATCCGAGCTGTGGGTAGGAATGACAGGGAATCCGCTGTTCCCATGA
- a CDS encoding TetR/AcrR family transcriptional regulator has product MNGFEKRAAQIKLKIMKTTMEMLKSWEPKRLRIADIAKEAGVSQVTIYNYFGSKEALLGESFKDFIEKAIREFEDYIHGEHSLKEIIEYIMTMERETYSSLSPTTVKELMIEDQEMFHYLEERYTNDVLPLMVKMVEDGKARGEISNKVSTKGILSFMGMYMRSSGEMLDEASKQEDIDAFLEEAIHLFFYGICGREQE; this is encoded by the coding sequence ATGAACGGATTTGAGAAAAGAGCAGCTCAAATTAAACTCAAAATTATGAAGACTACTATGGAGATGCTCAAGAGCTGGGAACCCAAACGTCTCCGGATCGCAGACATTGCTAAAGAAGCAGGTGTCTCACAGGTGACGATTTATAATTATTTTGGTAGCAAGGAAGCACTGCTTGGAGAGTCCTTTAAGGATTTTATAGAGAAAGCCATTCGCGAATTTGAAGATTACATCCATGGGGAGCATTCTCTAAAAGAGATTATTGAATACATTATGACGATGGAGAGAGAAACCTACAGTTCATTGTCTCCCACGACTGTGAAGGAGCTTATGATTGAGGACCAGGAAATGTTTCATTATCTTGAAGAACGGTATACAAACGACGTTTTACCATTGATGGTTAAGATGGTGGAGGATGGGAAAGCACGAGGAGAAATTTCGAATAAAGTGTCCACCAAAGGGATTCTTTCATTTATGGGAATGTACATGCGAAGTTCGGGGGAAATGCTAGATGAAGCCAGCAAACAAGAAGACATAGATGCCTTCCTGGAGGAAGCCATCCATCTCTTCTTTTATGGGATTTGCGGGCGGGAGCAGGAGTAG